The Calypte anna isolate BGI_N300 chromosome 2, bCalAnn1_v1.p, whole genome shotgun sequence genome includes a window with the following:
- the LOC103536496 gene encoding cytochrome c oxidase subunit 6C, with translation MSSALLPKPQMRRLLARRMKFHLFGAFFVSVGCAALYKFGIAEPRKRAYAEFYKNYDAMKDFEAMRAAGVFESAPPK, from the exons ATGTCGTCTGCACTGTTGCCTAAGCCACAAATGCGGCGCCTTTTGGCCAGGAGGATGAAATTTCACCTTTTTGGGGCATTTTTTGTATCTGTAGGATGTGCAGCTTTATATAAG TTTGGAATTGCTGAACCAAGGAAACGAGCTTATGCAGAGTTCTATAAAAACTATGATGCCATGAAGGACTTTGAAGCCATGAGAGCAGCTGGAGTGTTTGAGTCTGCTCCACCCAAATGA